Within Mytilus edulis chromosome 10, xbMytEdul2.2, whole genome shotgun sequence, the genomic segment TTTGGTTGTAACAGGTAAAGAATATGTGATAAGACCAATTTTCAGtgctgattaaaaaaaaatgcttacatCCAAAATAAATAACCCAAATTACATATTGATGATTTCCCAATAGCCTTACTTTTACAGAGTAGTGAAACAGTGTTGAAGATACTATCAGGTTTTGTTTTCTTctaacaagtttttttttcaatgctgCTAAAATATATGCATCTGACAGAGTGTCATCATTTGCAGAAATATTATGATTAAATTATGGCTGCataaatttaacatgtttaatcccagcagtgattaaaaataaacatttgcgCTGAAAAAAATCTTCTTGAATATTAATGTTCAtccaataatcatgataatgtaaaataatttatagTTACCCTTTAAAATAGGTACAAATGTATTTCCCTCCATCTGTTCATAAAATTTATCTTTCCCATCAATTTAAATTTGCAGACTTTTTTACTCCAGCATATcttaataaataattcattttgtaaTTGGAGTTCCAAAAGACTTTCTAAAAGTTTAAAAATTACCTTCtcacttacatttaattgaagctttagacatgttagatgatTTATTTTTCTTCCCTTTTTTAGAGGTCATTCTCCTTATGGCATTAAAGAATCCTTTCTCTGGTGATCCACTAAGATCTGTACTTTCTTTCACTTTTCTATGTTTATCTAAGTGTTGACTTTGAGATTTCTCAAAGTCTGTTATATCTGTTGATTCCCAGGTTTCATCGGTTCTCAAaagtatatctttattttcaccACAATGATGTTGTTCAACATGGCCTTCTCTGTGggtatgtttttcttttaaaatatcaacatcCTCATTGTGTTTGTCTGTGCGTTTCTTTGACCtagcttttcttttctttggtttCTTTGAAACTTTGGGAGAACCTGTGCCATTATTGTCCTGTTTTTCCCTATCACGACTTACTGCCCTTGCTATTCTCTCCTGTATGCGTTTAATAACAGATTTCTTTTTGCGATCAGGGGAGATTACTGATCCTGATTCAGTATCTTCGGATGACAAGGAACCAGATTTGAATCTTTTTCGTTCTTTTACAATTGGTTCAGTCGGTTTAACATCATCAGATTTGGACTGTCGAGGACTTGGAGATTTTGAGTGACTACTTATAGACGGAGAAACTTCATCGGCATTAGTCCTACATTCTACTCTATTATTACTGTGAATTACTACATCATGTGGACTTAGTAATGGAGTCACTGGAATGTTATTTGGACGTTTTACAGAGAGTTGAATACTACTTGGCAGACTTCTTGATCGACCATCGTTTTCTTCAACGCCATCTATATAAGGAATGTCATCAATTCCATCAACTGAGGCATAAGCTCCTGGCATTTCATCTCCAGAAAAGTTTTCACCTTTCATTATATATTCATCATCAAATCTTTCTGTTCTGTCATATTCATCCTCTACAACAACTTTTTGATAGTGTTGACTCAGAACAGGTGCTTGATTGTTGTCATTTCGAAGCTGTCTTCTGAGAAATTCATTTAGAATTTTTTCAGCTTCTTTTCTAACATCATGAGTACTCTGAATTGGAGATTGGCCGCTATATTTCTTCAGTAATTTTTGCCGTTTTATATGTTGCTCTAGAAGTTCTTGGGCTTCACGGTAAGATGGACTTTTTTTCAGTCCAGAGACAGGTTGGACCTTTCTAGGGGACCTTTTCTCTCCAGCTGATGCCTCCGCCATTATTCTATATGACTAAATATGTGTTAGTACTTCTTTACATGTTCACCTGcaaagaaaaaatactattttgatCTTGCCTTCAGTAAAACCTACTCTGTTATGCATTGTTTAAATTCCAATATTGTAATGTTCTatatgttatgtacatgtatgttgtacaCTTGGAATATGACATTTATCATGTGATTTCatccaatatcatgaatatagtaTTTGAACttgaatttgaaatttgtaaCTGTGAGTAGTGACTACAGTCAGATCTAGATCTGTTCTTCAtctctttgtgtttttgtttgggTTTTGGCACACACTTTAAACAGATCTGATCAGCAATGccctttcaactgatttttatagtttgatctTATGTTGTACCATTGAACATGTTGTACCATTGTCTTAAATGTTGGGAAGGGCGAGGTATTGGCACCAGCAAAATTGTTTAACCCTGTcaaattctgtatgtgcctgtcccaagtcaagagcctgcaattcagtggttaaCTTGTCTTTTGTTGCTCTACATGTAATGTATATCATATTCATTAtttcgtttgaatagttttacactctCAATcatatgaattatgaaaaaaataacaataaaatcttACTTAAATCTAATCTTGCTCATTAGCATTTGATTATTCttaattcaaagacaaaagttaCCCGTCTGTTTTTTGACATAAAAACTAGTTGCTTTTAAATTGGAATTCTTACGGTTCATCAtatcaaacagacaaatatggctacatgtatatttacatgcCAAAcactactctgagtacagacttacctgtgaagttggaaaagttttaatgcctggcatccactagatatattaaagttaaatgcattttgttcttcagaaagataaaatctcttttggattttgatgggcattttttttccttcatgcataaggtgtgaaaattaactaagttgtggtacattactttgagatgctccctcaggtaaaaaacctgtttgtattgttttgattgtccttaattgacatggaaAAGAAGTATCTTTACAACTacaggtgagttaaagagtttatctgagttagtgagtggacagtatcaaagtaattcaggtgtttgtttatttttacaccttctggctctgcagaaaggaaaaaaaatgcccatcaaaaaccaagagagattttatctttcttaaacacaaaatgcatttaactttcatatatctagtggatgctaggccttaaaactttgcaaacagcacaggtaagtctgtacacagaatagtttttgaggtgaaaatacggccatatttgtccatttgttatgatgaaccttaaacatgtttataaacaTGTTGAATTCTTATGATGATATGTCGCATTATAATAcactatttaaaattttaataagtgTAGTTGGTTTCTTTGCAATTAATTTATTATGCAAAAAAGTAAGTGTGCAAGAATAAggtaattttttaatataattactAGAACTACCGGTACATAATAATAAAATGTATCTACAATTTAATATTAAGAAACAAagcatcatttatttttaattagaatcaaatattaaatttgatatttttattaggatttgtatagttagaccTTATTGAATGGTATATAAcaatggggtttttttttttgtgtttttgtttattttagctGTATACGTACAATTGGAGAGATTGAAGATTGAAATACTTTTTATAAGTGGGTTTAGTTGGTAATTggtatcaaggatttgtatagtaagacatGTCCTTGTTCAATGGCATGCAGGAATTAATTCATCACAATTTTACTCCTTTTCATCAGTGGGGGCAAGATGGCATGATTACCCCTACAGAATTGAAAAGTATATAAATTCATCAGGATTCCTGAGGAGAGTTGGCAGACCattaatttttctgaattttacCCTTCTTCATAAGTGAGGCCATTTGTCAATACTAAATTTAACGGGATTTAACCTCTTTCCATAAGAGGGGATCCAGAGAGTTGGTAAACAACAGTATATTGGACAAGTTGTCcagacctgccaactatcccgattttcgcggtatcatcccgattttcatccctcaacccgaatcccgatatcgggatcgtaaaacaagtcaaaaacccgattttcacaaaatattcCCGAAAAAATTATTGGTTaccgattttgaagtttttctgatcaatttttaaaaatctataattttacctggGGACATATTATGACAAGTTTATATTACCCCTGTGCTAATCAACGGTcacaacaggtgtcataattTGTTGTTGCAAGTAATCGGATTACCTGATGGGTCATAACAATCCTCAAAATTAGTTAATATTTGTAAACAGAAATTCAGTCAGACGGCCTTTGATTTTTAACCAATTTATCATATAAGCACAATTTGCAACGTTTACCGTAGTTCCATGACaaaatcatattaactaaaagATGAGAACAGTGTAATGAACTCTTAAGAAAACATCGTTTATCTTGAAAtccatttaatttttgaaatcagACATGTGTCTGTTGATTTAAAATCGATGCCATTTTGTATACACTTCTACTGTATATAAGCCTCCGCCGGTAAGAGCacctctgaacacaaagaaagataactcaaattttatccattttctcaGTAATACTGGCAGATTTAATaaaaatctgaatttatttttctaACTTTAGGACATATAGGTTCATGTCTTCTGAGTCGTGGTCTAAAGACAAGCAGGTCTTTGGAGGGGGGAAAGGGGGGTCTtcatttattattgtcatttttttcttttcttaaattgttttgtcaattttaaaataagtacaagaatcatgcaaataaaagtAATCAAGGCTTATAAGCTTATCATcagtataccaaaagaaaaaaagaagagatatgagactatTTTAAGAGTAAAAAACAGTGCACGCAGAAATGCCGCAAAAACTGTAACCCTTAAAAATCTGGTCGCGCACTAAATCCCCCATGgggattttcaaaagttggcaggtctggTTGTCTTGCTGCCTCACAATTTATAAATACAGTTTAAAAAATTGCCCTTTTTTCCTGATtacaacaaggatttgtatatatagtaagtcttactatacaaatccttgattacaTTGTTTGTTATAATTATCATATGATTTGTAAAGGAGAACACTAATGTAATATTTAAGTTACATGTATCTTTTATCTAATAGAGAATTTGAATCCGATTACAACAAAGAAAATGCAAGAAAAGCAATCAATGATAGGAAAGATTGCTTTTGTATGAAGCACGAGTTGATCAAAGTAAAAAGTGTGAAATGTTAAAACACTCAGGAGAGCACAGAAGCAAGAGGGTTAAACAAATTTAAGAATCttgaagatacatgtataatttattttCCTATTGATTGTGTTGTTTTTAATCTTCATATTTCCCTTCCCAGGTTGAGTGTACTGTGTACATTATAAATATCAATACAACACACTTATCaagaaatcaataaataaatatggtTACTATTCGATTTGTTGTCGGGGTAGAAGTTAACATATTCATTGAAGATCTTTTCTGTTTCTAGAGTGCTGCGAAATCTTCATACtggattttctatttttttagtgaATAAGGTTTAGAAAACGAAAGTGAATATTGCTGAGCAAATAAGGAACTATTTCGTTActttaaatgattatttaaaattttagaagTATAAGTATAATATATTTTGGCAAATAAATTGTAAAGAATGTTTTTGTACGGATATATCAAAAGTGAATTATATATTtcgttttgttttaaaatctagGATCTGTACTGACACTTATCTGGTGTTTTCCCCTATGACCTACTTTCATTTTGATGGTTAAATTTAGAAGATTAGTATGGCTCAGAATACAAAGAAAATATCTATTGTTGGAAGGTGATTTGGTAACAACTGATTAAGGATCATGATTTAAGCATGTCATCAATCATAAGTCTGAAtccatttacataaaaaaatggaaaattaatatGAAACCTATATTGCGCATATTCAgaaattataatacatgtaataaacttTGACTTACTTTGTTCTTTATAAAAGTAACTTTGATATCAACTTTGTCTCACTCTGCCCGGCGCCAGTAAATCAAAAGTGGTTTTTTTCATAAGACATATTGTTCTAATTTTCTTTGAAGGACACTTTTTCACATCTGTAGACATGATTCTATAGGTAAACATGGTGTCTGGACAATATTTCTTAGTAACATTATGTCCATGTCCTTTGAAAAAGTGTCAAGTGGAGATAATTCCATAGCGGACTATATTTAATCATACAAAGATATCAGAGTATATATCTTCCTCATGCAGTCAGGGCTGATGCTCAAGCTTTGAGGTTGAAGATAAATTACATTAACTTTTTGTTTGCTCCCTAATAACAACAATGAGACAAACTATGACTGTGTGCAGTGAGTGAGTCAGTAGAAAACTTTTTGAATAAGGTGTGCAATGCACAAAACAAAAGAGCAGATTCTTCTCAATTATTCATTCTAAAATACTTTCGCACATTGGTGATATAAAACTTCCTGTTGGACCTGATCATATAACTGATCTGATGTCTTAACTTCTGACCAAAATTTCCTGATCTGAATTTTACAGTTCATTACATGTATGGAAAAGATTTTGATTTATGAAATCGATCATCATCAGTATGgtttcataaaatataaataataaaaacatttcataatatattccattgtaaaaaaaatgtgattttccAAAAGCATTGGGACGAGTCAGTACTCTGGGGATAAGTTGTGCTATTAAGGCTGCATTCAAATCCAAATAACCTTTTAACCAAACTTTGACATTACAAATTACAATATTGTCCTTATTGCACCAAACTTTGACATTACATATATTACAATATTGTCCTAACTTCACCAAATTTTGACATAACATATTACAATATTGTCTTAATTGTATCAACTTTGATATTACATATTACAATATTGTCTTAATTGCACCAACTTTGACATTACATATTACAATTTTGTCCTAACTGCACCAAACTTTGACATTACATATTACAATATTGTCTCAATTGCACCAACTTTGACTTTACATATTACAATATTGTCCTAACTGCACCAAACTTTGACATAACACATTACAATATTGTCTTAATTGCACCAACTTTTACAATATTGTTTTAATGGCGATCAACATTTTTTCGCATTTTGAAAACACATGATAATTGTGGTGATTAAAATTCATTAGTAGTGACAATCAcctaaaatctattttttttatcatcaataacCCAAAAAAAAGATTTAATGATAGAATTaatgctatatatttatatatcattgtccaaaatattaaattttataacttttttttataagacaAAATTCCATGACACTCCTTCAATGAAATATTGTCTCAATTATCCATGTAACTTTGGATAACCTGCctttaaaaagacaaaattttaTTACCTTCAATTCTGGGAACAGTTTATCAATATATTTGCTTGTGTATCACTCTATTAGGTATTGTACAATAAGACAACATTTCATATAAAACTTTGTCCTTCTTGCGAATATTTATAGATAGGGACAAAATATCATGATACATAATCATGAAATATATTGTCTTGGAGGACAATGTTTCATAGGACAATATTTTGCTTTTCATTTACActgataatattataaaaaaatattttctagtggTCTGATTGGTCAGAACTGGTCCATGATATTTGCCGGAGCAGGATACAATGTGTGTTTATTTGATGTGGACCCCGCTCAGCTGGAGAGAGCTAAGTCTAATATCAGTAGCACATTACAAAGGTATGAGAAGGACGGTTTGATGAGGGGAACAGGCACAGCAGTAGAACAGTCTACCAGAGTATCAACCTCTACCTCATTAGAAGAGTGTCTTCATAGTACATTTTATGTCCAGGTAAGTCATTATACAAGTAACAGTATGGCATGTTCAACTATTTTTTTATCACCAAAAAAAGGAAGATTTTGAGAAAttacagtatacatggtatattttcccacataataatcatgataatgcatACTTCAATTATTTAAGAGCAGCCTTATTGAAAAATGTTAAGAATTTATTCATGTATCTTGAtagttaaaattaaatagatttgACACTAACTGTAGCCAACAATGAATGTTTGAATATCTGGCAGTAAAGGGGTTATTCTACCAGCATCTAATATTAAAAGTGAACCTTGTAATAATATTTGCGAATGACAGTAGATAGCCTGAAACTATCACTGAATTAATGATAGTGTGACATGGTTTGTTAGGTTTGAAGTTCACAACCACTAATTCTTGAGTGTAGGGTTTCCGAGGTCTTATTTTCATAGTTATAAAGAAATCCTGTTTACCATGCACAATAGAAGGATCACAACCTAttagttataacatgtataaatttgaaataaagtatatgttgtcttttatttatttatatgtttaactTCAGGAATGTGTCCCAGAAAATTTGGAATTAAAGACCAAAGTGTTTGCCCAGATAGACAATGTTATTGGTGACGATGTAATAGTGGCCAGTTCCAGCAGCTGTCTGGTGGCATCCTCATTTACAGAGAAGTGTAACCATAGAGATCATATGCTTGTGGCACACCCTGTACTTAATCCCTGTAATTGTAGATATTTCTACATGAATACCTTctgtttgaaaaagaaaaacattatttgctgacaaattgtttttatcaattttaactgGGAAAACAGAAGTTGAcaaattgttttcataaatttaaacCCTAAAAACAGAAGTTATTCATGCAGAATAttttctgatttaaaattttattaaaatattatattgttgCTTTCTACTTTAAGAGGTGTTTTAAGAAAatatgggggtccaaaattaaactttgtttgttttcatcaaaaattgaataattggggttctttgatatgccaaatctaactgtgtatgtagattctaaatttttggtccagttttcaaattggtctacattaaggtccaacgggtccaaaattaatctaagtttgattttaacaaaaaataaattcttgggctttttttatatgctttatctaaatatgtactttgatttttgattatgggcccagttttcaagttggtccaaatcaggattccatatcaagtattgtgcaatagcaagaaatatctaattgcacaatattatgcaatagcaattaattttcaattggagttatctttctttgtatagaatagtagttgataatatatgttggaaatttgccagacatgactatgatgtaattttctatttttatttgccaataactttatgtaaataacttcattggaaatttgccaatataaaatgttgctgatgaagctttttttccttatcttatctaaaatgtttttagataatgtatgttggacatttgccagacatgactatgatgtcattttctatttttatttgccaataactttatgtaaataacttcattggaaattttccaatataaaatgttgctgatgaagttttttttattgttttatacaataaacaatgtataattacttttactaccaaccaatctttaccattcagtgataacaagcactttattttacattttaatattttatgatgtatttaaaagagtagttattgttgcaaactccattagaaatttgaattgatatcagttttggaaaaagggaagcggggatgtgaaaaaagggggggggttaaatttttcttatttcagatttcataaataaaaagaaaaattcttcaaacatttttttgagaggattaatattcaacagcatagtgaattgctcaaaggcaaaaaaaaccttttaagttcattagaccacattcattctgtgtcagaaacctatgctgtgtcaactatttaattttagatttaaaaagtttgaagaagaaatctttaattgatttgtaaaatcttgacatttgttttgtgtaaaaaaaaaccatgtaatgtcaaaaatttgattacaatccaaattcagagctgtatcacgcttgaatgctttgtccatacttgccccaactgttcaggattcgacctctgcggtcgtataaagctgcaccctgcggagcacctggttttctatgacgtcacatttttgagggaccatgcataagtgacccttagtggtggactgattaataaagatacgtacttgtataaaactagatatcactggaatctgaatgttctctagtttataatgaaataaaaataatgtgtacttttaatatattaaaaatattccatccaatgaacatggggaaaaaaaggtctaattttaacataaaaaacttgaaaccaggtcatgtgcacacccatgaagacaggATCCATGCACAGTTTACAtgatcaaaactgtatgaaatttgtaggtttttacctggcctttcaaaaacattttgtttcGAGGTACGGTTttctgctccgaaaagagctacagtggctgcaaataagttttcaattttcactgccaaaaaaacaggatgtttacagtgttcttataatggtttatttcttcctctgtgatattttatcctgaggataatttgtcccggtaatttttttccaggcatggtatttcataggttgattttttccagaggagtgaaaatctatctgcggatagtatgtaccggtatatatttgccgtactatatttcacagaaccgtgtgaaatagagtcccattaactactatgtaagttactcacaatcaatacatacctgactataattataaaatgtttcacaaaggtagactaaatttgcataatttatcaaagggaggtaattatgagcaacttatattttaaagacataaatatattatatttctgaatctattttatagcgaaatttttatttgaatcttattttttatatattcatttatataaaaagatgacttacaacttgatttaataaaacagataacatttcataggtaaaaactatccagctgttaaacatgctattgttccaatatattgttatgctattagatttatctgatttccatataatcaacaactacatctctgtccccagacaaaactatttatatagttagAAATATCATCTTAATCAAATTCTtctattactgttaacagtagcaatatgcaactatatttctaccttacttttaaatttatatttgtactgagatctgaaaacaactcacttttacatgaatttcactaaccttatttaatcatgatattattttcacaattact encodes:
- the LOC139490525 gene encoding uncharacterized protein; this translates as MAEASAGEKRSPRKVQPVSGLKKSPSYREAQELLEQHIKRQKLLKKYSGQSPIQSTHDVRKEAEKILNEFLRRQLRNDNNQAPVLSQHYQKVVVEDEYDRTERFDDEYIMKGENFSGDEMPGAYASVDGIDDIPYIDGVEENDGRSRSLPSSIQLSVKRPNNIPVTPLLSPHDVVIHSNNRVECRTNADEVSPSISSHSKSPSPRQSKSDDVKPTEPIVKERKRFKSGSLSSEDTESGSVISPDRKKKSVIKRIQERIARAVSRDREKQDNNGTGSPKVSKKPKKRKARSKKRTDKHNEDVDILKEKHTHREGHVEQHHCGENKDILLRTDETWESTDITDFEKSQSQHLDKHRKVKESTDLSGSPEKGFFNAIRRMTSKKGKKNKSSNMSKASIKSSQSAIIQEPTGGKTTVNYDRILSLPSGSHDLNLHLTETTTQTNKGRYRQTTKAITSPRSHDKQQGAQGLPKMGPIHEKSRSEPVQPTVPMITNGHDPVPNTIPHGFTFRQVSREDDVRLPQNQSFNINYSIDERERTIRTQNGDVVVESDVQRSSLEPNDVEVDGSGMSVAAGGRSPPRSMPKEGKLQEESDIDDEDPWISLVAQRIAEMGDSYISGASQVGSPVSNPDERDGEGMTELQRRLRDSFRDFGDTVNETLSLSVEPQQAALNIARQVTYTKFKDTIQDLVGDNIGWQQLAMVFYVTKKATQLAGAGGAVASQLKENCLQYVEDHFASWILNQGGWDSVLESDETDFDVD